One stretch of Rhodococcus pseudokoreensis DNA includes these proteins:
- a CDS encoding transcriptional regulator produces the protein MANPHRLTTDQVIDLIKEETGTEMAIGTFRGYVTRGHAPAPVEKIGRTPLWKRSEIIEWAHNRPGQGARTDIPKRKRRTAQ, from the coding sequence ATGGCTAACCCGCACCGCCTCACCACCGATCAGGTCATCGATCTGATCAAGGAGGAGACCGGCACCGAGATGGCGATCGGTACTTTCCGCGGCTATGTCACCCGCGGCCACGCCCCCGCTCCGGTGGAGAAAATCGGCCGCACCCCACTGTGGAAGCGCTCCGAGATCATCGAATGGGCTCACAACAGACCAGGCCAAGGCGCGCGCACCGATATCCCCAAACGCAAACGCCGCACCGCGCAGTGA
- a CDS encoding alpha/beta fold hydrolase, with protein MRGGHGVRQCVESRSGVPPRREELISVPSTPIADKALAFEAAFPVHSRPAGGFDWRYYAGGSGDVVLLLTGGVGIGIGWLDLGLALEGRYRVIAVDYPPACSFADLADGVTELLAAENVDRAHVVGQSMGGMLAEVLSRRSPTMVRSLVLTGTGFYGEEDRPRLVDKRTQLEKNPWDAVREQIRQALRDTWKGSDDLEFWLERVDAATDGEAGRARTIAGYDAFLDLIGRLPAMLEQPGWKGPTLLIRSDDDPLITERQVGRLLQMHPDAEVRHYATGGHSLLVSRPEDYLHDVMTFLTEQPA; from the coding sequence ATGCGCGGTGGCCACGGTGTGAGACAGTGCGTAGAGTCGCGGTCGGGAGTGCCGCCTCGCCGGGAGGAGTTGATTTCCGTGCCGTCGACACCGATAGCCGACAAGGCCCTCGCTTTCGAGGCCGCGTTCCCCGTGCACAGTCGACCGGCCGGTGGATTCGACTGGCGCTATTACGCAGGCGGTTCCGGAGACGTAGTCCTACTCCTGACCGGCGGAGTGGGGATCGGCATCGGCTGGCTAGACCTCGGCCTCGCGCTCGAAGGGCGCTATCGGGTCATCGCTGTCGACTATCCCCCGGCCTGCTCGTTTGCCGATTTGGCCGACGGTGTCACAGAACTGCTGGCCGCCGAGAATGTCGATCGGGCGCATGTGGTCGGGCAGTCGATGGGCGGAATGCTCGCCGAGGTACTGTCCCGGCGATCACCCACCATGGTGCGCTCGTTGGTGCTGACCGGCACCGGATTCTACGGCGAGGAGGACCGACCGCGGTTGGTAGACAAACGCACCCAGCTGGAAAAGAACCCGTGGGATGCGGTGCGTGAGCAGATACGGCAGGCCCTGCGCGACACCTGGAAAGGTAGCGACGACCTCGAGTTTTGGCTGGAGCGAGTCGACGCCGCCACCGACGGCGAAGCCGGGCGCGCGCGCACGATCGCCGGATATGACGCATTTCTCGACCTCATCGGGCGACTGCCGGCGATGCTCGAACAACCGGGATGGAAGGGGCCAACGCTCCTCATCCGGTCGGACGACGACCCGCTGATCACCGAACGACAGGTCGGGCGACTGCTACAGATGCATCCCGACGCCGAAGTGCGGCACTACGCGACGGGAGGCCATTCGCTGTTGGTTTCACGACCCGAGGACTACCTGCACGATGTCATGACATTCCTGACTGAACAGCCAGCCTGA
- a CDS encoding MBL fold metallo-hydrolase, with protein MKPVEIADGVFFVHSEMVNWVLLTNGDAVTVIDTGYPGQRGDVEDSIRAIGRDPQGIEAALITHAHVDHIGSAQYLADTYGAPVLVHPNEVAHARRECHEVATPGDVLSNIWRPGVLPWAIKLIRLGGTAKYGIDSPTPMPVPGALTCPGAPVPVLAPGHTSGHTIYHLPDCGVVISGDALITGHPTSPVSGPQLLPQWFDHDRGAAAESLRIIGELAADILLPGHWPIHHGSVAEAAATARERLAPTR; from the coding sequence ATGAAGCCCGTCGAAATCGCCGATGGCGTGTTCTTCGTGCACTCCGAGATGGTCAACTGGGTGCTGCTCACCAACGGCGACGCGGTGACGGTGATCGACACCGGGTACCCGGGGCAGCGCGGTGACGTCGAGGACTCGATCCGAGCGATCGGACGCGACCCTCAGGGCATCGAGGCGGCGCTCATCACCCACGCGCATGTCGACCACATCGGCAGCGCACAGTATCTCGCCGACACCTACGGGGCACCGGTACTGGTGCACCCCAACGAGGTCGCGCACGCCCGCCGTGAATGCCACGAGGTCGCGACGCCCGGGGATGTGCTCAGCAATATCTGGCGACCCGGGGTCCTGCCGTGGGCGATCAAGCTGATCAGGCTTGGTGGCACGGCCAAATACGGCATCGACTCCCCCACCCCGATGCCCGTACCAGGTGCACTGACCTGCCCGGGTGCGCCTGTTCCCGTTCTCGCGCCCGGCCACACCTCCGGTCACACCATCTACCACCTTCCCGATTGCGGGGTGGTGATCTCCGGCGACGCCCTGATCACCGGGCACCCGACCTCACCGGTCTCCGGACCCCAATTGCTGCCGCAGTGGTTCGACCACGACCGCGGCGCGGCCGCCGAGTCATTGCGCATCATCGGAGAGTTGGCCGCCGACATCCTCCTGCCCGGACACTGGCCGATCCATCACGGCTCCGTCGCCGAGGCCGCCGCCACCGCACGAGAACGCCTCGCGCCCACCCGGTAA